A single genomic interval of Monodelphis domestica isolate mMonDom1 chromosome X, mMonDom1.pri, whole genome shotgun sequence harbors:
- the LOC100023139 gene encoding olfactory receptor 13H1-like, with translation MNYQEIGNHSKVTEFILVGLSRQPASQISLFWTLLFVYVVTLLGNSAILVAVWGESRLHTPMYFFLGNLSFLDLLFSTSTVPLVMMNALWDFPTISYNDCFTQLAFRAFLALAECFLLAIMAYDRFVAISTPLCYPAVMNIRVCRGLAVACWTMALVVTVIPILTVPVSFCGRNAINHFSCEVQAIFKLLCSDTSLLESLMMASATISMPVPLAFILASYLRIIAAVLRIHPLKARLKAFSTCGSHLTTVAIYFGTLIYIYLKPQSKESQDGDKLFSIFYAVVTPMLNPLIYTLRNKDMKFALRKVFFKTKSLE, from the coding sequence ATGAATTACCAAGAGATTGGCAACCACAGCAAGGTGACTGAGTTCATTCTCGTGGGGCTGTCCAGACAGCCCGCCTCTCAGATTTCCCTCTTCTGGACCCTGCTCTTTGTCTATGTGGTGACGCTGCTGGGGAACAGTGCCATCCTGGTGGCAGTGTGGGGGGAGTCTCGGCTCCACACCCCCATGTATTTCTTCCTCGGGAATTTGTCCTTCCTGGATCTCCTCTTCTCCACAAGCACAGTTCCACTCGTCATGATGAATGCCTTGTGGGATTTTCCGACCATCTCCTACAATGACTGCTTCACCCAACTAGCCTTCAGAGCCTTCTTGGCACTGGCTGAGTGCTTCCTCCTTGCCATCATGGCATATGACCGCTTTGTGGCGATCTCAACCCCTCTGTGTTACCCTGCGGTCATGAACATCCGAGTCTGCAGGGGCCTGGCAGTAGCCTGCTGGACAATGGCCCTCGTGGTCACTGTCATTCCAATTTTGACCGTGCCTGTGAGTTTCTGTGGGAGAAACGCCATAAACCACTTCTCCTGCGAAGTCCAAGCCATCTTCAAACTGCTCTGCTCAGACACCAGCTTGCTGGAGAGTCTGATGATGGCTTCTGCCACCATCTCCATGCCTGTGCCTTTGGCCTTCATCTTGGCCTCTTACCTGCGCATCATTGCAGCGGTACTCAGGATTCATCCCCTAAAGGCCAGGCTCAAAGCCTTTTCCACCTGCGGTTCCCACCTGACCACAGTAGCCATCTACTTTGGGACACTCATCTATATTTATCTGAAACCCCAAAGCAAAGAATCCCAAGATGGGGACAAACTCTTCTCCATATTTTACGCGGTGGTGACCCCCATGTTAAATCCCCTTATTTACACCCTCAGAAACAAAGACATGAAATTTGCCCTCAGGAAAGTCTTCTTCAAGACAAAATCTTTGGAGTAG